Proteins co-encoded in one Armatimonadota bacterium genomic window:
- a CDS encoding S8 family serine peptidase — MFGRAMGRRKSLWVPYLIAIVWVLAGVVPSFAEPFGTWLVNSQRPKYVPNEILVSLHEGKTDADLAGFNAEYKTRLARRVNFGNIVVLDLSGSGNTPDGIINNREAILKKYPAIKSVQYNYYRYPLDVPNDQFYPAQINPRNPNFISGQWPLQPHPTRPEILHIRAPEAWDIEKGSNRVVVGVIDTGVRDRLSFDDQGQIIRRPHPDLEDRILKGEGYDFGDFDSDPSPSENDQVPSGTVTHGTHVAGIIAAQANNTIGIAGLCWDGVWILPVKVMPDGDPGLPLDAIINAIYYCATWEGKDPNTGEPLKCNVINMSFGSQSPTEEEERVLEYAVSKGVVPVAAAGNSWENGAPPPGYPASYDCVICVGATGYLDDVTSFSQRGHVVDIAAPGYEVLSTVWYRALATGPAQPPGGGGTTPPTPGSVVQQEPPSQTWPDPTGNAFSYMSGTSMACPHVAAAAALLISRGVPSYDVQEILCKSATPMGFGRPNDNYGWGLLNVYEALKKATIDVEITSPQNGNEVGTLRPKCRIDFRHAKQDTIRVWVDDKLVIGPAGASPDIIPNWETGYHVLDENAGTTYLIFEVPLASDRTLHSIKAFAETDNPPDVPQAIPMSDEDTHYFRVQTRKFAAGWNLISVPYQIDQSIAPEALFGDDQALWRYSYADGSTGRYYAYCKAGDRYDNEATLTPESVLRNLLVCPISSLSSPTALATAPAGLGYWLYVEDPSGYTIPESFGAPVPEEPYTIGLYRGWNMVGCPFTYPVQWANVTVECGGNYLRATEAVEAGWISPIIYTYDSFYKQYRWQRIEKAVLRPWEGQWIRVVTSGPRPPDVSNGEFSVNIASPSDIADDWVAYDVGAGSSSYSLANVPNHSGYPSQAQRISIRSVAEGVPYSAGIYQRVQCQEGTRYVFSVWTYRNSSGDTTECTKVGIDPYGGVDPSAAVWSAEQYSVGNWTRQIVYCTAQSSHLTVFIQATTNNATVPNTVYVDLARLSGGRDVTLIIPPTPCGSMY; from the coding sequence ATGTTTGGTAGAGCAATGGGACGCCGTAAATCCCTTTGGGTGCCATATTTGATAGCAATAGTGTGGGTACTGGCTGGAGTCGTGCCCAGTTTCGCCGAACCTTTTGGAACCTGGCTAGTGAATTCCCAGCGCCCAAAGTACGTGCCAAACGAAATCTTGGTTTCGCTACATGAAGGAAAAACCGACGCTGATCTTGCGGGTTTTAATGCTGAATACAAAACACGCTTAGCTCGCAGAGTCAATTTCGGCAATATCGTTGTGCTCGACCTTTCAGGTAGCGGAAATACACCTGACGGGATAATTAACAACCGTGAAGCGATTCTCAAAAAATACCCGGCTATCAAATCCGTCCAATACAACTACTACCGCTACCCTTTGGATGTTCCTAATGACCAATTCTACCCAGCGCAGATTAACCCAAGAAATCCGAATTTTATATCTGGCCAATGGCCTTTGCAGCCGCACCCAACTAGGCCTGAAATCCTTCACATTCGTGCGCCAGAGGCGTGGGATATCGAAAAAGGTAGCAATCGCGTTGTGGTAGGTGTAATAGATACTGGTGTTAGAGATAGGCTTTCTTTTGACGATCAAGGACAAATAATTCGGCGGCCGCATCCTGATTTGGAGGACCGCATCCTCAAAGGAGAAGGCTATGATTTTGGAGATTTTGATTCGGACCCCTCTCCATCTGAAAACGACCAAGTTCCATCTGGTACAGTTACACACGGCACACACGTAGCGGGGATAATTGCAGCACAGGCGAACAATACAATTGGTATTGCAGGCCTATGCTGGGATGGAGTGTGGATACTTCCTGTAAAAGTAATGCCTGATGGCGACCCCGGGCTTCCTTTGGATGCAATTATCAACGCAATCTATTATTGTGCAACATGGGAAGGCAAAGACCCAAACACCGGTGAGCCGCTCAAGTGCAACGTCATAAACATGAGCTTTGGCAGTCAAAGCCCGACGGAAGAGGAAGAAAGAGTATTGGAGTATGCAGTAAGTAAGGGTGTCGTTCCAGTTGCGGCTGCAGGTAATTCATGGGAAAATGGCGCTCCACCACCAGGATATCCTGCCTCTTATGATTGTGTAATTTGCGTAGGTGCCACGGGATATCTTGATGACGTGACTAGCTTTTCCCAAAGAGGACATGTGGTAGACATTGCAGCGCCAGGCTATGAAGTTCTGAGCACAGTTTGGTATAGGGCTTTAGCAACAGGTCCTGCACAACCTCCTGGCGGCGGTGGTACAACTCCACCCACACCTGGTTCGGTAGTTCAGCAGGAACCGCCTTCTCAGACATGGCCTGACCCGACAGGTAACGCATTTAGTTACATGTCGGGGACCTCAATGGCGTGTCCTCATGTGGCTGCTGCTGCTGCACTGCTTATTTCTCGAGGCGTGCCCTCTTATGATGTACAGGAAATCCTCTGCAAAAGCGCTACCCCAATGGGATTTGGCCGTCCGAATGATAACTATGGCTGGGGTTTGCTGAATGTCTATGAGGCTTTAAAGAAAGCTACCATTGACGTGGAGATAACTTCGCCTCAAAACGGCAACGAAGTCGGCACCTTGCGTCCAAAATGCCGCATAGACTTTCGACATGCCAAACAAGATACAATTCGTGTTTGGGTTGACGATAAACTTGTAATAGGTCCGGCAGGTGCAAGTCCCGACATCATTCCGAATTGGGAAACGGGCTATCACGTTCTGGACGAGAATGCAGGCACAACATATCTAATATTTGAGGTACCGCTAGCCAGCGACCGCACACTTCACTCAATCAAGGCTTTTGCCGAAACCGATAATCCACCGGACGTTCCTCAGGCCATACCGATGTCTGATGAAGATACTCATTATTTCAGGGTTCAGACGCGCAAATTCGCGGCTGGCTGGAACTTGATTTCCGTGCCATATCAGATTGACCAATCAATTGCTCCTGAGGCGTTGTTTGGCGATGATCAAGCGCTTTGGCGATATTCCTATGCCGATGGGAGCACAGGAAGATATTATGCGTACTGCAAAGCTGGCGATAGATATGACAATGAGGCAACGCTAACGCCGGAAAGCGTCTTAAGGAATCTTTTGGTGTGCCCAATCTCATCGCTATCAAGCCCAACAGCACTGGCAACAGCGCCCGCAGGTCTTGGTTACTGGCTTTATGTCGAAGATCCCAGCGGATATACAATACCTGAAAGCTTTGGAGCTCCTGTTCCTGAAGAACCCTATACTATAGGGTTGTATAGAGGATGGAACATGGTCGGATGTCCATTTACGTACCCGGTGCAATGGGCAAACGTGACTGTCGAGTGCGGTGGTAATTATCTGCGGGCGACCGAAGCTGTTGAAGCAGGGTGGATATCTCCGATTATCTATACCTACGATTCATTCTACAAACAATACAGATGGCAGCGAATCGAAAAAGCCGTTTTGAGACCTTGGGAAGGTCAATGGATTAGGGTTGTTACTTCGGGGCCCAGGCCGCCTGATGTTTCAAATGGTGAGTTTTCTGTGAACATTGCGTCGCCTAGTGACATAGCTGATGATTGGGTAGCCTACGACGTTGGAGCTGGAAGCAGTTCTTACTCCCTTGCTAATGTTCCAAATCATAGTGGTTACCCATCACAGGCGCAAAGGATAAGCATTAGAAGTGTTGCAGAAGGCGTTCCATACTCTGCTGGAATTTACCAGCGTGTACAGTGCCAAGAAGGCACCAGATACGTGTTTTCAGTTTGGACCTACCGCAATAGCTCTGGCGATACAACCGAATGCACAAAGGTCGGGATAGATCCCTACGGCGGTGTAGACCCAAGTGCGGCGGTATGGTCTGCTGAACAATACTCCGTGGGGAATTGGACTCGGCAGATTGTTTATTGTACTGCACAGAGCTCTCATCTGACCGTGTTCATACAAGCGACTACTAATAATGCTACCGTACCGAATACCGTCTATGTGGATTTGGCTAGGTTGTCTGGTGGGCGCGATGTAACTTTAATAATTCCGCCGACGCCTTGTGGTTCTATGTACTAG
- the rpsA gene encoding 30S ribosomal protein S1, translated as MTYDKEAYEATPLEKTGSNKSEAKSEDLVMNNEQLTESEVSEPATTFTEGAEKKAEVSVEAETKAEEKAPEPDSAATSAEEAEPQSVKKTSERGDHYSETFRSLSEGDLVDGVVVHIDKDGVLVDVGTKSEGIIKMTELAQEPFQSPEEVVSVGDRINVYVMETESQDGSLLLSKKRADFENAWNRVIQHYEEDKPITAMVTDRVKGGLVVDLGVRGFIPASHVGSGNVKNLDKYIGQSLPLKIIEVDRDRRKVVLSHKLAVESEREKRRAETIKSLQEGQIREGIVRRITDYGAFIDLGGIDGLLHVSEMSWTRINHPSEVVKVGQKIQVMVLKLNLEADRISLGLRQILPDPWADIESKYSVGQVIEGEISRLVPFGAFVRLDEGIEGIIPNVELSRKRVKKPEDVVKVGDHVEARIVELKPEERRMTLSIRQILEEKEKSEYETYRPAQDEGRMTLGDLVGDKLRELRSVVEEVEDQPSRKRKKKQHIKADEEDFEADVAGPSFAEETLSKKDDEAEAEIKAVAIEVEGVQTEIQEACEEVNSSTNEAVSEISSTEEAMKQSTTGAEEEPGEE; from the coding sequence ATGACTTACGACAAAGAGGCTTACGAAGCCACCCCGCTAGAGAAAACGGGCTCCAACAAGAGCGAGGCCAAATCAGAGGATTTGGTCATGAATAATGAGCAATTGACGGAATCAGAAGTAAGCGAACCAGCTACGACATTTACAGAAGGAGCAGAGAAAAAGGCAGAAGTTTCGGTGGAGGCCGAGACAAAAGCAGAGGAGAAAGCTCCTGAGCCTGATAGTGCTGCGACATCTGCTGAAGAAGCCGAGCCCCAATCCGTGAAGAAAACCTCAGAACGTGGAGATCATTATTCGGAAACGTTTCGATCGTTGTCTGAGGGCGACCTAGTGGACGGAGTCGTGGTCCATATCGATAAAGATGGGGTGCTCGTGGATGTTGGCACAAAGTCAGAAGGCATAATCAAAATGACGGAGCTAGCACAGGAGCCGTTTCAGTCGCCGGAAGAAGTAGTTTCCGTTGGCGACCGAATTAACGTATATGTGATGGAAACGGAGAGCCAGGATGGCAGCTTGCTACTATCAAAGAAACGCGCCGATTTCGAAAACGCATGGAATAGGGTAATCCAACACTACGAGGAAGATAAACCAATTACCGCAATGGTAACCGACCGCGTAAAGGGTGGTTTGGTAGTAGACCTTGGGGTTAGGGGTTTTATCCCAGCGTCTCATGTCGGTAGCGGGAACGTTAAAAACCTTGATAAATATATCGGCCAGTCGCTTCCCCTTAAAATTATCGAAGTTGACCGAGACCGCCGAAAAGTAGTTTTATCGCATAAACTTGCAGTAGAAAGCGAACGGGAGAAGCGGCGTGCCGAAACCATAAAGTCACTGCAAGAGGGCCAAATTCGCGAAGGTATTGTGCGACGCATTACCGACTACGGTGCGTTCATTGATCTTGGCGGTATTGATGGGCTTCTGCACGTTAGTGAAATGTCATGGACGAGAATAAACCATCCGTCGGAAGTGGTAAAAGTCGGCCAAAAGATTCAGGTGATGGTTTTGAAGCTGAACCTCGAGGCCGACAGGATATCACTCGGGCTGAGGCAAATTCTGCCCGACCCATGGGCGGATATCGAAAGTAAATATAGTGTCGGCCAGGTAATCGAAGGTGAAATTTCGAGACTAGTGCCGTTTGGCGCTTTCGTTCGGTTGGACGAAGGTATTGAAGGGATAATTCCAAATGTTGAGCTGAGCAGAAAACGGGTTAAAAAGCCAGAGGATGTAGTTAAAGTTGGCGATCATGTAGAAGCAAGGATTGTCGAGCTCAAACCCGAAGAGCGGCGTATGACTCTAAGCATTCGCCAGATCCTTGAGGAAAAAGAAAAATCGGAATATGAGACTTATCGCCCAGCCCAAGACGAAGGCCGCATGACACTGGGCGACCTGGTTGGAGATAAACTTAGGGAGCTTCGAAGTGTAGTCGAGGAGGTAGAGGATCAACCTTCTAGGAAGCGAAAAAAGAAACAGCATATCAAAGCAGATGAGGAAGATTTTGAAGCTGATGTTGCGGGACCTTCCTTTGCCGAAGAAACTCTATCAAAAAAAGACGACGAAGCTGAAGCTGAGATAAAAGCGGTTGCTATCGAAGTCGAGGGCGTCCAGACCGAAATTCAAGAAGCATGCGAAGAAGTTAATTCCTCAACTAATGAGGCAGTTTCTGAAATATCTTCGACCGAAGAGGCAATGAAGCAGTCAACTACTGGGGCGGAAGAAGAGCCTGGTGAAGAATAA
- the coaE gene encoding dephospho-CoA kinase (Dephospho-CoA kinase (CoaE) performs the final step in coenzyme A biosynthesis.) — protein sequence MSEGQDKKVGPVCKEQTMRTGPFCGRKVLIVGLTGGAASGKSTVAKMLADLGARVISADDMVHGLLDNDPEVQKEIIQAFGKDILNEQGRIDRRKLGKIVFKDAEKRARLEKIIHPRVLAQIESEINNFRKQCEGVLVVEIPLLIETSSVRMVDKVLVISAEQETQIERLQKRYGISRREALQRITAQLPMAEKIKHADWVISTEDTFEKTKEQVNSVWHAMQELLAQQK from the coding sequence ATGAGCGAAGGTCAGGATAAAAAGGTAGGACCGGTCTGCAAAGAGCAAACAATGCGGACCGGCCCTTTTTGTGGCCGGAAAGTGCTTATTGTGGGACTCACCGGCGGTGCCGCTAGTGGAAAGTCCACTGTTGCAAAAATGCTCGCTGACCTTGGTGCACGCGTAATAAGTGCAGACGATATGGTGCACGGCCTTCTGGATAACGATCCTGAAGTTCAGAAGGAAATAATTCAGGCGTTTGGTAAAGACATTCTGAACGAGCAGGGGCGGATAGACCGTAGAAAACTCGGCAAAATAGTTTTTAAAGACGCAGAGAAAAGAGCCCGTCTTGAGAAAATCATACATCCACGCGTATTAGCCCAAATAGAATCCGAGATAAATAATTTTCGTAAGCAATGCGAAGGAGTACTAGTGGTTGAAATTCCATTACTAATAGAAACGTCATCGGTTCGAATGGTTGATAAGGTTTTGGTAATTAGTGCGGAACAAGAGACGCAGATAGAGCGTCTACAAAAGAGATACGGAATCTCTCGCCGTGAAGCACTTCAACGCATCACGGCGCAGTTACCAATGGCTGAAAAAATCAAGCATGCTGATTGGGTAATTAGCACTGAGGATACTTTCGAAAAAACGAAAGAGCAGGTAAATTCTGTGTGGCATGCAATGCAAGAATTGCTTGCACAACAAAAATAG